In Silene latifolia isolate original U9 population chromosome X, ASM4854445v1, whole genome shotgun sequence, the following proteins share a genomic window:
- the LOC141622307 gene encoding NEP1-interacting protein-like 1 — MEFYAYPSQSIANSPSILSNLADKIKGILNFAVSAILGNLFSAFFTFCFALVGTLLGAMTGALIGQETESGFVRGAAIGAISGAVFSIEVFESSVVLWRSDESGIGCLLYLIDVIASLLSGRLVRERIGPAMLSAVQSQMGAVETNFEEVTNIFDTGGAKGLSCDFVDKIPKIKITTENNMDASGEKVSCSVCLQDFQIGETIRSLPHCHHMFHLPCIDKWLLKHGSCPLCRRDL; from the exons ATGGAATTTTATGCATACCCATCTCAATCAATTGCAAATTCTCCCTCAATTTTATCAAATTTGGCTGATAAAATTAAAGGAATTCTTAATTTTGCAGTTTCAGCAATTCTTGGGAATCTTTTCTCTGCTTTCTTCACATTCTGCTTTGCTCTAG TTGGGACACTGTTAGGAGCAATGACAGGAGCATTGATAGGTCAAGAAACGGAGAGTGGTTTCGTAAGAGGAGCTGCTATTGGAGCTATCTCTGGTGCTGTTTTCTCCATTGAGGTCTTTGAATCATCTGTTGTCCTCTGGCGATCCGATGAATCTGGCATTGGCTGTCTTCTCTACCTG ATTGATGTCATTGCAAGCTTATTGAGTGGTAGACTTGTACGTGAGCGAATTGGGCCGGCCATGTTAAGTGCAGTACAAAGTCAG ATGGGCGCTGTTGAAACAAATTTTGAGGAAGTAACCAATATCTTTGACACGGGTGGTGCGAAAGGTTTATCGTGTGATTTTGTTGATAAGATACCTAAGATCAAAATTACAACGGAGAACAACATGGATGCTTCGGGAGAGAAAGTGTCTTGTTCCGTTTGCCTGCAG GATTTCCAAATTGGTGAGACGATTCGAAGTCTGCCCCATTGTCACCATATGTTTCACCTTCCTTGCATCGACAAATGGCTATTGAAGCATGGTTCCTGTCCGTTATGCAGACGAGATCTGTAA
- the LOC141622308 gene encoding putative F-box/kelch-repeat protein At4g22430 produces the protein MSSYHTESPKSVFDKLSDELITEILTRIPSKPLCRFKSVSKRFNSIISQPSFLPLYVSRAFSPSWIILDRLPELAPESTHPVRFQLVDCPKISTSAINPSKLTSDLVTDLARSKYPAVILHSSNGLILISLTINRDPHKEREKDPTSFSWRFEQEALYVVNPITSEWIGLPKPIADRTHAGFTARVDPETGVVGRFMVVEYQPVIGSEYGWLLCFVSDTGKWVKKTANYMLDRHFWRSEGAFEFDGKLFWIDLSVGLITWDVKNNDYFKCVENDETAVCRFIPLPKGRLKPFNAPGLQDERWVGGGGGFVQFMEVFKEGHCVLKLWRLKDFEVGGEWSLMYKVSRENVERFLTCDGDCGGGGDGDGSSKMPKPCFVHPFEADVVYFETGDCILSFNLRTQKVGNVDVFTPHQYVFPFVLPKWPSPIPKRLYAACAKEQGNECFKSRDFTEAIECYSKSIDLSPNTATFANRAMAYLKVNKYEEAENDCTESLKLDANYFKVYWRRALARKELGNLKGALEDVELGLKLEPENGEVKKLQAELKSMLEKVSSAGSDSGTEVSACGMDVKAEGN, from the exons ATGTCTTCTTACCACACCGAATCACCTAAATCTGTATTTGATAAACTATCCGACGAATTAATTACCGAAATCCTAACCCGTATCCCCTCGAAACCTTTATGCCGTTTCAAATCCGTTTCGAAACGTTTCAATTCCATAATTTCACAGCCCAGTTTCCTTCCCTTGTACGTTTCCCGCGCATTTTCCCCTTCCTGGATCATCCTTGACCGATTACCCGAACTCGCTCCCGAGTCGACTCACCCAGTTCGGTTTCAACTCGTTGATTGCCCAAAAATCTCGACTTCTGCAATAAACCCTAGCAAATTGACGTCCGACCTGGTTACCGACCTGGCCCGGTCCAAGTACCCGGCTGTAATACTCCATTCTAGTAACGGGTTGATCTTGATTAGCTTGACAATTAATCGTGACCCGCATAAGGAGCGTGAGAAGGATCCGACTAGTTTTTCGTGGCGATTCGAACAGGAAGCGTTGTATGTGGTTAACCCGATTACGAGTGAATGGATTGGGCTTCCGAAGCCTATTGCTGACCGGACACATGCTGGGTTTACTGCCCGGGTTGACCCGGAAACTGGGGTAGTGGGTAGGTTTATGGTGGTGGAGTATCAACCTGTGATCGGGTCGGAGTATGGGTGGTTGTTGTGTTTTGTGTCGGATACGGGTAAATGGGTCAAAAAGACCGCAAATTATATGTTGGATAGGCATTTTTGGAGGTCGGAAGGGGCGTTTGAGTTTGATGGGAAGTTGTTTTGGATTGATTTGAGTGTTGGGTTGATTACTTGGGATGTGAAGAATAATGATTATTTTAAGTGTGTAGAGAATGATGAGACGGCTGTGTGTCGGTTTATTCCATTACCAAAGGGGAGGTTGAAGCCGTTTAATGCGCCTGGGTTGCAAGATGAGAGGTGGGTTGGTGGTGGAGGCGGGTTTGTGCAATTTATGGAGGTGTTTAAGGAGGGACATTGTGTTTTGAAGTTGTGGAGGTTGAAGGATTTTGAGGTTGGTGGTGAGTGGAGTTTGATGTATAAGGTGTCGAGGGAGAATGTCGAAAGGTTTTTGacttgtgatggtgattgtggtggtggtggtgatggtgatggtagtAGTAAGATGCCTAAACCTTGTTTTGTTCATCCTTTTGAGGCGGATGTTGTGTATTTTGAGACGGGTGATTGTATTCTTTCGTTTAATCTTCGTACTCAAAAGGTTGGGAATGTTGATGTGTTTACTCCACATCAATATGTATTTCCATTTGTTCTGCCGAAGTGGCCTTCTCCCATCCCAAAACGTCTGT ATGCGGCTTGTGCGAAAGAACAGGGGAATGAATGTTTCAAGAGCCGGGACTTCACCGAAGCCATAGAATGCTACTCTAAGAGCATTGATCTGTCACCAAATACAGCAACTTTTGCAAATAGGGCTATGGCGTATCTCAAGGTTAACAAATATGAAGAGGCGGAGAATGACTGTACGGAGTCCTTGAAGCTTGATGCCAACTATTTCAAGGTGTATTGGCGCCGTGCACTGGCTAGAAAAGAGCTTGGCAATCTCAAAGGAGCTTTGGAGGATGTCGAACTTGGGCTGAAGCTGGAACCGGAAAATGGAGAAGTCAAGAAGCTACAAGCTGAGCTCAAGTCCATGCTTGAGAAG GTGTCCAGTGCAGGATCTGATTCTGGTACGGAAGTTTCTGCGTGTGGCATGGATGTGAAGGCCGAGGGTAACTAG